Genomic DNA from Telopea speciosissima isolate NSW1024214 ecotype Mountain lineage chromosome 2, Tspe_v1, whole genome shotgun sequence:
ctagttttagCACTCATCCATTTCAACGTACTCAATTTTTCACACTAAgtttttatttatgtaatgTGTATACACCACCAAACATTCACCTACTTACATCATTGTTGGTATCATAAATGTCCTATAAAAATTTCCAATCAACCCAACACTACTACACTTGAATTTGCAAGTTGGGTAAAGAAGCTAATATTTTGCGACACTAGCACGTGAAAATATAACACTACTTTTCGAACATGGGGTTCCTTAACTTGCATTTCATCACTTTGGTTCAACATTAACCTTTATTTCTTAATTTCATAAGAAATGAAGTTGAAGAGGGAGGGTGGGCCTTgatgcaacagtaaggttgctctattgtgaccaagtggtcacaggttcgaatctgaaaacagcctctctgcaaaagcaaggGTAAGATTGTGTACATTATGAACCTCCTGCAGTAGCGGGTGCCTTATGCATTGGGTATGGAAAGAGTTAAATCATTGAAGATTCATTACTCAAGGAGTTTTTCATAGACTTATTCCATAGCTTCAAATGGTGGACTTGAGCAAACGAGTTCAGGTTTTTCCCAACGTGCCAAAAATAGGCATCGTATGCTGTGTCCACAAAGTTCCTATTGTAGGAATTGCTTTGTTTGAACATTTTAGTTTTGGGTTTGAGTCGAGGGAAAAAGTTCCCCATACCGACAATGTGAGGATGCTTTCTAACACCCTAATTGCCTGCGCCTTTTAGGGTTAAGATCCACTATATTTCCTCTCAACCCCTATTTGTTAAAGGTCTAAAATACCCCTCAAACCATTATGACACCCATCTTATCCCCATTAATGCCATTGGTAATGAGGGAATTCCTCCTTCACCATGACttgaggaaaactcggtcctataAAAATTACCAGCCAGAAGAAACTGGTTGAGGCTGGACTAGGCTAGGGTTCAATCAAAGGGCTGTCGGTGGTCATTCACTCATTATCATGGGTTCTGTGGCTCTGGATTCTTGAATGCGAGTGAATGTTCCTTGCACTCGCATTGAGGGGGATGAATGTTCACGTTCGTGAATAACTCACAACCGTTCAAATGGAACATTCCCACAGAATAGATTCCATTTGAATGGctgtgagttgttcacgtacactcacgtacgtgaacattccctgCACTAGCATTGAAGGGGGTGAAAGTTCACGTACATGAGTGTACGTAAACaactcacagccgttcagatggaatctattATGTGAGaatgttccatctgaacgactgtgagttgttcacgtacgtgaacattcaccccccCTCCTTGAATGCTCTCTTGATgaatttcaaaatataaatGCACAGCTTGCCACCTTTCAATTTCAAATGAAAGTGAGGGAAAGCTTAAAATGATAATTAGCAAAAACAAAAGCATGACAACAAGAGAATGGAGTGTTAATAAAGGCAAGGGATAGATGACAAGGGAACTAAAGTTGTTTTCAATTTAAAGGTAACCTCCAAccataaaattcaaaatagatGCTTTGCCTATAGAAAATAATTATGCCAATTAGTGAAAACTCAAATGTGTGATTTCCCCACCTTTATTTGAGTTTAGTAAAAGAGGAAGATGGATTTAAACTTGATAATTCTATAActgtttcttctctctttttcctttttaatcctttttgtgtttttaaaaGTAAAAGACTTTCTTTCTAGTCTGAATCCATTTGCAACGGTTggaaaattcaattttaatgggaGAAGATCGAAAAGAGATGGCAAGATGATACACCTCTCTGTAAATCAAAATATTACTGTTTAAAGTCCGTTTACATTTAAATAGGTCCAAAGCTTGATTCCGCATCGTTAAGATCCAATCGGGACCCGATTATAGTTCAAAATCCGACCGATCCCGACCATGCCCTATTCAAATAGTTAAATAAGCAGTACAGACTTCAAGCACCGTGAGGCGCAGCTAGGCACCATCTGCACCCAATGAAGACTGACTTCACAATTGACGGGTACTTGTTAAGGCACGGAGCCACGAATCGTGGAACCCATTTTCCATGAGAACATTTGGGCCGAATGTCTTTCGGTCCGTTTCTCTGAGACTAAAAGCCTCTCCCaccttgacatcacatgttGCCGTTCGAAGGTATGCACTAGATGCCCGAATAATCAAAACGGGATTCAACCTATTTACTTGCCGCTTAAATTTCCAAATTGAAGATAGGCTCAAGAGGGGTGACATTTCACAGGCGCAACAGGTGTTCGATGGAATGTCTCAAAGAAATACCGTTTCAACGAATACTTTGATCTCAGGTTATGTGAACTCAGGTAATCTGAGTGGTGCACGAGAGTTGTTCGATCGCACAGTCGATCGAAATACAGTGACCTGGACTATCTTGATTGGTGGATATGCACAGTGcaaccaaacccaagaagcattcAGACTTTTCTCGGAAATGCGTCGATCCGGGGCGGAGCCAGATCAGGTCACCTTCATCACTCTCTTATCTGCATGCAATGGTTCCGAGAGGACCGAGACTGCAGATCAAGTAGCTCAAGTTCATGCCTATGTTTTTAAGTTGGGATACAAATTGACCCTTCACGTCTGCAATACTTTGGTCGATTCCTATTGCAAAGCGCAATGCCTCGATTTGGCATATCAACTCTTCATTGAGCTGCCGCAAAGAGATTGTGTTACATTTAATGCTATGATAACGGGGTACTCTAAAGGTGGGTTAAACGAGCAAGCCGTGAAACTCTTTCTGGAGATGCATAAATCAGGGTGGAAGCCTTCTGATTTCACCTTTGCCGCTGTTCTGTCTGCCGGTATTGGATTAGGTGACCTGGGTCTCGGACAACAGGTTCACACTTTCATTTTCAAGACTAATTTTGTTTGGAATGTGTTTGTGAGCAATGCCTTGCTTGATTTCTATTCGAAGCACGATTGTCTAGTGGAAGCAGAGAAGCTCTTCCATGAGATGCCGGAAATGGATGGTGTTTCTTACAATGTTCTAATCACCTGTTATGCATGGAATGGGCAATTTAAAGAATCCCTCGATCTCTTTCAGGAATTGTGGTTCACTGAATTTGACCACAAGCAATTTCCCTTCGCTAGCATCTTGGGCATTGCTGCAACTCTACCAGCTTTGGATTTGGGTAGACAAACTCATGCCCAAGTAATTGTGACATCTGCGGTTGAATTGGATATTGTGGGGACTTCTCTGATTGACATGTATGCCAAGTGTGGTTGCTTGGAAGAAGCACAGATGATCTTTGCCAAGCTTACCCAGAGGAGCACAGTTTCATGGACAGCCATGATCTCAGGCTATGTTCAGACAGGGCTTCATGAGGAAGCCCTAGGCATGTACTCCATGATGCATAAAGCCAATATAAGCTCAGATCAAGCAACTTTTGTTAGCATCTTAAGAGCTTCTGCAAAATTGGCTTCCCTTGGACTAGGGAAACAATTACATTCATACATATTCCAATCTGGGTTCATAACTAACGTGTTTGCTGGGAGTGCGCTTCTTGATATGTATGCAAAATGTGGATCTATAAAAGATGCGAGCCAAATCTTTGATGAGATGCCAATTCGAAATCTAGTATCTTGGAATGCCATGATCTCAGCTTATGCCCAGAATGGGGATGGTGAGGCCACTCTTAGATCATTCAATGAGATGATTCTCTCAGGTATTGAACCTGATTCAGTAAGCTTCCTCAGTGTTCTATCTGCTTGCAACCACCGTGGCCTTGTTGAGGAAGGATTACAGTACTTTGATTCCATGACTGAAATCTATAAACTTGCTCCCAAGAGAGAACACCATGCATGTATGGTTGATGTCTTGGGTCGAAGTGGACAATTTGAGAAAGCAGAGAAATTTATGTCTCAGATGCCCTTTGAGCCTGATGAGGTCATGTTGTCATCAGTTTTAAATTCATGCAGGATCCACAGAAACCAAGAACTGGCAAAGAAGGTGGCAGGCCAGCTCTTCAATATGGATCTCAAAGATGCAGCTCCATATGTCATCATGTCAAATATTTTTGCAGCAGCTGGTCAGTGGGATGATGTTGGGAAGGTGAAGAAGTCGATGAAGGAGCGTGGAGTTAAGAAGGTGCCCGCTTATAGCTGGGTTGAGATCAAACAGAAGATTCATATGTTTTCAGCCAATGACAGGTCCCACACACGAATGGATGAGATCAGGAAGAAACTCAAATGGTTGTCTGGACAGATGGAGAAGGAAGGGTACAAGCCCGATACAAGTTGTGCTCTTCACAATGTGGAACAGGAACTAAAAGTTGAGTCCCTCATGTATCACAGTGAGCGCTTGGCAATTGCCTTTGCTTTGATCAGTACACCACAAGGGTCACCAATACGGATAGTAAAGAACTTGCGAGCTTGTATAGACTGCCATGCTGCAATGAAGGTGATTTCAAAGATAGAAAAGAGGGAAATTACCGTTAGAGATTCAAGCAGATTCCATCATTTCAAAGATGGCCTTTGCTCTTGCAGGGATTACTGGTAGACTAAAGGACAATTACTAAGGATTTTATAGGTTTTCTTTCCCTATCAACAAGGTCCAAGGTAATTCAACCTCGGTTTCATATACGATGGGATAAGCAAAGGCCAGAATTTCTGGAACCCCTCTCTAAACAGAGCACTGTGTCAAAAGATCTTCCCCATTCTTATGTTAAAGATAAATGCTCAATGAGTCAATGTTCAGATCCCAGATAGGAGTGCATGACAAGAACCATTGTCCTCAGATGTGCCATATCCAGGGTTTCAGCAGCTGCCATTGATGAGTTGTAACATGATCTGTGTGAAGGTAACCTTTTGACCATTTGATCTCTGTACTTTTCACCCAAGTCATTTGACTGTCTGTGCACTAGAAGAAAATGGGGTATTAGAGGTGGTTTTATTAGTGCTTTAGAAGCGGTAATTCGAATCCGTTTCTGAAGACTAGCTTTAGAGGCGGTACTTAATAAGCACTTCAAAAGTACTACACTATACAACATATAGAAGCAGTAATATCCTACCACACCTAAAGATGCAAAACATTGAAGCAATTTCAGCGGCTTTTTAGTCAATAGAAGCGGTTTTATTAGCGCCTCTAAATCATTCCAAATTTAATGAAAAGGATTCTAATTTCATTCCCCACGAACTGAATTAAAATTCCTGTGAGCGAGCTCTTCTCCTTCCAAACTCTAAGAGAGCTACTGGTTCAGAAGAAGCTCCATACTTCTGTTAATACTCCTCTTTGCATTACTCATTTTGAAGTTCCCAGTAGGGGTTTCTCATAAAAGAAACTAGACAGACCCTAAAAACAATGGATAAAAAGGCATGGATTTAAGCCATCAATCAAGGCCCTAATCTCAGTAGCATTTTTTTAACAGGCTCATCTCAGCAACTTAGTTTCATTATTAAATGAAGCAGAGACAATAAACTAAGTATGTGATCACCACACACtatgccaccaccaccgccgcttGGATTGGGATAATCACACACTATGCATCCATTGTTTAAGGACTAGGACAACAACTTGTTCCGTATAAACATAGTGAGATTACCAAAAACTGAAAGTGCAAAATGTCTAATAGAGCACAGATCAAGGCATTAGaaatgtaaaagtgtaaaatacatcaatcttaacatatatAATATACCTCTATCATTCCAAGCCATGTTTCCGAAGCCAGTAAGGCTCAGACTGTGCCACATAGGATTCCCATGTCTTAGTATTGCTGAATAAATGCATGTAGTTTACCACATAagtcatataagtgttgtcatcagcTATCCGAAGgtaccctatcctagggtatggaAGAGGCGGTTGCAATGAGATTGATTCATTGCTACTGCCATCAGGCTATTGAACTACCATTGGCATGTATGGGTGTGGCTGGGTTGGGATTGTGAATATGTCCACAAAACTTGACCCAGTGCTTTGACTGTCGAACTCATGTCCAAAGTGCACTGATTGTGGCTGGTACAAAACCATGCAATTTGGGTGGGGGGTGTGTTCTCTGCTGAGACCAGCGAGATTAGCGAGATCTCGACtggtctcggtcgagatctgtGCTATTTATAAAGGGCCCATTGATTAATTGAaccgaaatctcggtcgaactgagatctcagcgagatgtTGTAATCAGCCTGTATCGCCACTCATCTTGTTTTGCCATCTCAAAAAAGCGAGTTTTaagcgagatctcgccgagttcttgttccatgagGTGTGAAGGTTGTAGGACTATAGTGAGTTTGTTCTTTATCCATTCTCACTTCCGTGTAAATACATTTAAATTGAATTAAACCATATTGCTTCCCCTGAATTTTCAGGGTTATTATCAATACTCATTGACATCAATTGCAACTTACCAGCGAGCTTGAGTAGCTTTTCTAATGAATCAGGTATGACTCTTAATTTCCTAGCTGGTATTTCAATGTACTTTCCTTTGGAAAGTTCATGTGGATTGTCACTCTTTGATGTCCAAGCTGGTATTGTGGTGTTACAGAGATGGAAGCTTCCAAGTTGAGTGCATCAGAGTTGGTCACAACCTGTTTGGAGGTTGCAAAGGGAGAAAAAGTGCCTTATGAGACTTCTGGATAGGAGAAACAGAAAGCTAAGCTGCAGGAGGAAGTTGGTGAGGAGAAATAGAAGATTCCACAGTTACAACAGCAGTTGCATCGGATCAAGGGGACTCACAAGTTAAACAAACATATTATGTTTGGGTTTTCTCTTTGCTCTACAGACCTGTAATAAATGTGAGCTCCAAACCATGTATATCACCTAAGGCTTATAATCCTTTATGGATCATTGAGCACAGATCACATTTGTGCTATGGATCCGACTAATTCTGGTCATTCGTCTTTTAGGAATGAAGTTTCATCTGCTATGGAAACAACTGTTGCTCCTCGTTGAGTGGTGCTTGTGGAAGCTTGCCTACAAATTGATGTGTTTAAGGATCTAGAAGTGCATGCAGTGCCTTTTGTTACTGCTCCTGATGGCCCTCAAGATGCTCAGAGAGTGATCCCTCACCCCCATCTTACATTGTGCTTCAGATTTAACAAAGATTACAAGTACTTCTGCCATCGATGTTGCTACTGTTCGTCTGTTCCTGAGCTGAATCTTGTGCATGTGATGCAGTTGGGGCTGAAGGCCCAGGTGATGGTTCGACTTGGCCTTCCAATGAATATCTTCCCTTTGAGTTTGCTGCTATGGTTGGAGATGTTCAGGTTCAGTGTTCTTCCATGTTCGATAGCACTGAGGAAGGAGCTGGACCATGGGTGAACCGGTTTACTTGCCCTTCCAATCGGATTCTGGGTCAGTTGGCTAGCCCATTGGACCAACCAGAGGGGATTATGGCTTCTGAGCTGTAGCTCTCTTGATGATGCTCCTTCTGCCTCCCATATCAAGGCTGTTACCCATTCACTTGGTTGTATGCCTGTACCCTTTGCTGAGAAACACCGGCAGTAGGGCTCTCAAGTAGTCCTGTAGTTCCTATGTCTACTTCCTCTAAGAGCCCAGCTTCTCCGGCGCTCTCACCTAGAGCCTTGCTCACATCAGTCTGAGGATAGTTTGGAGAGCAAGAAGCGGAAACGAGATTCTAAAGGTTCTAGTTCTTATGTCGCTGAGATGGATGCTTTTAGGAAGTTCTCTATGGACTAGTTGTCTCATTTCAGAGATCCTAAGGTCATGTCTGAGAAGATGAGAGCTTTAGTTTGTGAGATGATGACAGAGACGGAGCTCTACCATTCTTCCCTCAAGAAGACTGTTCGAACGGAAGATGGTGGTAATTGCATGAAGGACAAGGTAACTCCACTATCAGCGTCTGGGTAACCTCTTCCTTTgatcattttcagtttataatttttttcttggtgTTCTTGACTGTCTTCTTAGCTGTCTCATATCAGCTTATCTCTTTATATCAACGTGCTTTGCTTCGTGAGCTTAAGTTTGCTTTTGTATCTCCTCTGCTTTTAGCTATTTTCCTGTTATTGCTTCATCTTATGCTGCTGCTTCTGTTATATCTTCTCTATGGATTTTTGGTTGCTTTGTTATTGTGCTTCTGTTGCTTCCTTTTGCTTGATATTTTTGTGAGGTAGTTATGAAGATTCTGTGGTGGAATATTAGAAGGGTTCATTCTCCTTATTCTAAATGTGGTTGCATTATCATAATTTAAAATCTAAAGCCGACATTATTTTCCTCCTAGAAATGAAGAGCCAGTCCCTGGATGTTAAGTTACTTACCAAGTCTCTTCGATCCAATTCTTCCTTGGGTTTCATCCTAGACTCTGGTTCCAAAGGATATAGTGAGGGTATTTGATGTTTGGTTTACTCGGTTTTTAAATGACTTCAGTCTTTTGTGGGTCTCGATTTATTGCCTTTACTTTGGTTGATCCTCAGGTTGATAAACAATGGTGTCTTACAGGGATTTATGCTCCTCCCTCTTTGTTTGATAAATGCTCTTTCTAGAAAGAGCTTTTTGACTTTGTATCTTCTATTTCTGATCCGTTTCTTCTCTGTAAGAGATTTTAGTCAAATcgtatttccttctaaaaagtTGGGAGGGAAGGCACCATCCCTTAATGACCCTGCATCCCGGGAGTTATGGCATCTTATTTCGTCTTTTGGTTTCGAAGACATTCCTTTGGTGGGGACCTGTTtcacctggtctaacaggcaataACCCCCGCACCTGATTAAGGAAATATTAGAGAGGGAAATGGCTAAACCTATCTGGCTCTCTATCTGAAGGAATGCTACTATTACATATCTTCCTTCTTTAGGATCGGATCATAACTCTATCTTCCTCCAAACTAACCCTCCTAAACCGTCATACAATTTTTTTCCCACTTTCAGGCTGCTTGGTTTAAGCATCCTCGTTTTTTTATGACTAAATGGGAATTTCTAGGATCTCAAAATTTGATTTGTAAATTAAataacttaattttttttttcagatggaCTAAGGATGTGTTTGGACACTTACAACAACTTAaacttctccttttttattagtATCGGAAATTGGAATCTCAAAAAACTAGCCTTGATACCTAAGGAGATTCGTAATAATGTCAATTGGTCTTTAGAAGCAGAGGGTTCAAAAACAATTTATGTTATATATCTTGGACTATAATGGAGTTAAAATTTCTGATATACCCTCTATTGCGAATTTGTTTGCGATAGTATTTATACTATTTCTAACCCATTGGATCCATCTTTCATTGAAATCCTTTTTTATCCTATTATCTCTGATTAGGTGATTCTGACATTGGTTTCCTTTCCATTCTAGCATATAAGGCATCTAGGTCATGATAGTATATCAgcaattttttatcaaaattgttgggaaaccattaaaataaatttctttatttttttcatgattttttatCTTGTTACAGTTGGCCTTTTGGTATTAATCATACTTTACTATCTGTAGTTccgaaaaaggaaaaagttatGCATGTTGATGAGTTTCGGCCTTTTAGGCTTTACAATTGCTTATAAATTTATTGCTAGATTGTTAGCTAATAGACTTAGACGCTTTTTAGATAGatttatttctcctttttagGTTGCTTTTGTTATGAGTAGGCAAATTTCAAATAATATTTTCATATCTCATAAAATTTTCTATTATCTTAGAGACCATCTAAGTAAACATGGGTGGTTAGCTTTAAAACTTGATATGTCTAAAGCTTATGATAGATTAGAATAGAGTTATTTTAGAGTTATCTttgaatttttgggttttagttcTCATGATTAGTTATCTTGTATCTTATACTTATTCTATAAAACTTGAAGGCAgctcttttgattttattgagtCCTGTAGAGGTATTCGTCAACGTTGTCCTCTTGTTTATTATTGTTATGGAAGGGTTGTCAAGGTTATTGAATGTGTGTAGGGAGTTAAATCTTTTAATGGTCTTAAGATGGGGTGAGCTGCTttggaaatattgcattttttgtttgttgacgacacctttattttttgtagagCTATTAAGAATGACATCTCCCACCTTGCGTGctattttgaatttatttcaaAATCTGTTTGGGTAGTGGATTAATTTTGATAAGAGTGGAGTGTTTTTTAGTAAGTCTACCTCTTTGAAGGCCATCTCTGGTTTATCGGAGCCCAAGGGTTAAAAGCATTAGTAAGGAGATTACTTATTTAGGAACACCCATTTCTTTTCTACAAGCTAGATCCAAAACTTTGTATCAGGTTGTCAATAGACTGAAAGTTAAACTAGGCCAGCGTAAAATTCCTCTTCTTTCACAGGCTGGTCGATCAGTTCCTTATAACAATTTGTAAACAAATTTATTCCATTAACTATGCTTTTTTGGAAGGGGGTTACTATTGACAAGAAAAAGTGGTCAATTGTTTCTCGGACAACTATTTGCTGACCCAAATCTCTTCAAAGGCTTGGTTTTCGTTGTAGCCTTATTCACAATAAGGCTTTATTACTCAAGTTAGCTTGGAGTCTTCTTACTAATCCTTCTTTGTGGGcaaaatttttaaaagttcGATACTTTAGTAATTCAGAATTACTTGATCTGTCTATATTGCTGAAAAACGGATCATGGATTTGGCATAGTATTAAAAAAGTCTTTCCCATATGACAAATGGtttgttggaaagttggagATGGGCATAGTATTCTTTTTTAAATGGCCCTCAGATTCCATATCTTGATGATTATTGTATCCCTATGCTAGTATCTCCTAACACATTATTCTCAAAGGTGCGTGAGTTGATCTATACTAGTGAATGAAAGCATAATCTTATTtgttctcttttcccttttcccttttcatGTTGCGAATGCGATCCTAAAAATTCCTCTCTGTAGCCACATCAGGATTTTTGGATTTGTCTGTTAACAAAAACAAGTTCTTTCACTACTAAGATAGCAGCAAATTTCTTAACCAACTCCCAAGGGAGTATAGGTACCTCGATGAAAAGCAAAAAGGTATGGAATTCTGTTTGAAAACTTAAGATTCATTCTGAGTTTAAATTGCTTTTATGGAAAATCTAAGTTGGTGGTCTCAAAACTAGGAAAAGATTGTCTCACCTTTTGAAAGTGGATCCAATGTGTTTTTTGTCATAATGAATTGGAATATAAATGACACTTATCTCTCTTGTTAGTTTTCGAAGCGAATTTGGGCTGTGGGACCGTTAAGTTTGCATACTGAGTGCATCCAAACTTCATCTTTGTTTAACCTATTTGAATCTTGACTTTTATTCCGATCTATATCTAAACATGAGAAGAATACTATCTTAGCAGTATCGggtatttctatttttatttggttatctCGTAACCAATGTGCTTTTCGCCATCTCCACCCTAACCCTTTATCTATCTATCAGAATATTTCTCGATGGATTATTATTTAAAAGTTATTAGCCTTGTTGAGTCTGTGCCGTTGGCTCTTGATTATAAATCCTTATCCTTGGTTGATTACCAACGATTATGTTATGGGGATCAACCTATACTTATTTATGTGACAACTTTGACTAGCTTACAGGTGAGGCAGGATGGGGCCCAATTGTATTTTTAAACTCTCAATTTGTTGTGACATATATGGATTCTAGCATTTCAGGATTTGTTCAAGAAATAGAAGTCAGGGGATTGTAGCAAAGATTGTAGGGTGCAATGGAGTTGGGATGGAAAAACTTAGAAATATGGACTGATTGCCAAGATTTGGTACAGTAATTACTTAGGAAAAAAGATTATGTCAGCCATGAGAGTTGTTTTCTCTGTTACTTGATGTCTCTAATACTATGTCTACTATTGGATCTCTTACTCTATTGAAGAAGGAGAGACCATTAGTTTCGGTAGCTCGTCATCTAGCTATTAGGGTTAGACCTGCTAAATTGAGAGACAAACTTATTGCAGACCTATATATAGCTCTTTTCTCTtaatatttccttttcttttacataaatgacacaaaaaaaaaaaaaaaaaaaaaaaaaaaacctctcaGTGCCACTGAGATCTATTCCTCTGATACAACCAGACTACCGGATCGCGATAGTCAGTcaaaacttcaaaattttgttaTCCCATCTCTAATGCACCTTACAATCCTTGTTGCAAACCCTTTGCTTCCATTTCTTTAGCACTTCTTCAAAAGCTAAAGTCCATATATGTCAAGACAAAttgattaaataaaataattgtgGCCTAATCTACCTCCCCAGTATTTGGATCAAAACTGCCATCACAAATGAGAATAGGATGATCTGAGAAGATCATCTTTGGCAGTCTTCAAGAGGCAAAGGTTTTTTATCTTGGGTCACTAGCATGGAATCAATAggatttataattttttaaatcattaaCCCACCTAGAAATATTATATATGATAGATAAAGGATTTGGAGGTCTGTGAAGGAAAGCACATTGTTTATGAGCCAACCACAAAAAATTATGAGTAATAGAAGTAACAACTAATATAGTAGTTTCTCATGTTTGGATGGGGAATGATTCATAAAGAAATATTCAAATAAATTTACAATGGATGAAGTCTGTAGAGATTCAGTGCGGAATCCTAATGGCCTTGCAGCTCAGGTATGCTTAGAGAAATTACAAGATAGAAACAAGTGCCAATCTGATTCAAGTTTAGTATAATAAAACACATACACTTGTGGTCCACATTCATAAAATGagaatttcttttgatttttaatcCCTCCAACAAAGATTTTCCACAAGAATAActtaaattttgggtgtacTTAAGTTTCCACACCTTATGCCACACCCTTTTGTGTCACCACAGTATCAGAATTCTCATCTGGATTGGCTAAGAAAGATGCTGCCACTTTAGTAGTAAAAAGTCCAATTTTAGTCAAAGGGCAAATCCAAAAATCTTAGTGTGGTGAACTACTAAGGGGAACTTAAGAATGACGTTTTTACATGAGAAAGGAGAATAGAGTATATAAGAGTATAAGACTGCTATTCAATTCCCCATTGTGAATTGACTCGTTTACTTTAGAGAAGAGAGTATTAGGAGGAATAGCCACAGTGCAATATTTGGGATCCAAGGATCTTTtcaaattgaaattttatgACCATCCCCAACTTTCCAACAAACCATCTATCTTAAAGTTGGAGAACCTTTTTAATGCTATTCCACACCTAAGATCCATTTTTGAGATTTGCAGTGAGATCAAGTAAATCAAAGTCTGGAAAATATTTAGCCTTTAAAATGTTGGCCGAAGTGTCAAAACATTAGTAAGAAGTCGCCACCCTAAGTTGAGAAGCATAGCCTTATTGTGAATAAACTAACATCGAAAACCCAATCCTCTTAAAGATTT
This window encodes:
- the LOC122650963 gene encoding putative pentatricopeptide repeat-containing protein At2g01510 — its product is MRTFGPNVFRSVSLRLKASPTLTSHVAVRRYALDARIIKTGFNLFTCRLNFQIEDRLKRGDISQAQQVFDGMSQRNTVSTNTLISGYVNSGNLSGARELFDRTVDRNTVTWTILIGGYAQCNQTQEAFRLFSEMRRSGAEPDQVTFITLLSACNGSERTETADQVAQVHAYVFKLGYKLTLHVCNTLVDSYCKAQCLDLAYQLFIELPQRDCVTFNAMITGYSKGGLNEQAVKLFLEMHKSGWKPSDFTFAAVLSAGIGLGDLGLGQQVHTFIFKTNFVWNVFVSNALLDFYSKHDCLVEAEKLFHEMPEMDGVSYNVLITCYAWNGQFKESLDLFQELWFTEFDHKQFPFASILGIAATLPALDLGRQTHAQVIVTSAVELDIVGTSLIDMYAKCGCLEEAQMIFAKLTQRSTVSWTAMISGYVQTGLHEEALGMYSMMHKANISSDQATFVSILRASAKLASLGLGKQLHSYIFQSGFITNVFAGSALLDMYAKCGSIKDASQIFDEMPIRNLVSWNAMISAYAQNGDGEATLRSFNEMILSGIEPDSVSFLSVLSACNHRGLVEEGLQYFDSMTEIYKLAPKREHHACMVDVLGRSGQFEKAEKFMSQMPFEPDEVMLSSVLNSCRIHRNQELAKKVAGQLFNMDLKDAAPYVIMSNIFAAAGQWDDVGKVKKSMKERGVKKVPAYSWVEIKQKIHMFSANDRSHTRMDEIRKKLKWLSGQMEKEGYKPDTSCALHNVEQELKVESLMYHSERLAIAFALISTPQGSPIRIVKNLRACIDCHAAMKVISKIEKREITVRDSSRFHHFKDGLCSCRDYW